The Phycisphaerales bacterium region TATTTTTGCTCCAATGGTCGATTTTTTAGCTGTTAGGGCAGGCTCAAGTAATTCAAAATGCTATTCTTGATATTCATAAATTTAGGAGCGCCAGGCTTTATGAATATCGATCCCTCATCCTTACCTGACCACCTTCAGCAACCTCATGTCAGGCCAATTCATCCAATCCCTCTGAAGAAAGATGGGAAGCAGTTAATTGCCCTGCGGGATCCGGCCATGCTCAGTCGGCAGAATATGTTGGTGCCACCGCAAGTCATTCCCCTGCTCCGCCAGTTTGATGGCAATCACCACATCACTGAAATTGCCAAGAATTTGTCGATTAGCCAGGATCAATTGATCGGGCTGATTCAGGGCCTTGAGAAAATTGGCCTCTTGTGGGGCCCCACCTTCGAAGCGATTGAAGCGGAAACACGGACGCAAATAGCTCAGAGAGGTGCCTTCGCAACACCAGCTTGCGCCTCGCTTGGTGAAAGTGATGAATCATTCCGTAACTTCCTCGGTGACTACTTCGATCAAACCGAGGATCCGGAACTCGACTCTGCATGTCTCGGCATTGTTGCTCCCCATCTCGATTTCCAACGGGGATGGCCAAACTATGCAACTGCCTATCACCCTTTGCGCGATGTCGAATCGCCGGATCGCGTTGTCATACTCGGCACCAATCACTTCGGTCTGGGTGATGGAATGACGCTCACTGAGTTTGGCTTTGAAACGCCCATGGGAATCTGCCCTTGTGATACAGAAGTTGTGTCACGGCTCACTGATGAACTTGGTGACACACTCTTGATTGATCAGTTAGATCACCTTGCAGAGCACTCGATCCAACTCCAGATCCCCTGGATTCAATATTGCTTTGGCAATGTTCCTATTGTCGCTGCACTCGTACCCGATCCGATGGTCCCAATGATTGAGGATGATGGACAGCGTGTTGAACTCAATCCATTCACTGAGGCACTTTCGACAATCCTTAATGATGTCCAGGGATCAACCTTCTACGTAGCGTCTAGCGATTTAAGTCATGTTGGCCCACAATTTGGCGAGCCACTTGCAGTGGATGATCAACGCAAGTTTGATGTTGAGCGGCATGATCGGGATATGCTTGGAAAATTCATCGACGGAGATGCTGAAGCATTTCTTGGCGCCATGCAATGGTCAAAAAATCCAACCCGCTGGTGCAGCGTTGGCAATATGACGGCACTACTTCAGATTAGACCGAGTAGCACTCTAGAGATGTTGGACTATCGCCAGGCGTGTGATGAACAAGGTCAAGCGATGGTCACTTCTGCTGCGATTGCATTGACCGCATGAGCAATCATCGGTGATTACTGTTATCCAACGCGTCGATGAAGCCTCCGTCACCGTGGCGGCTGAAACCTATCAGGCAGAAATAGGCACAGGTTTACTGATCTTGTTAGGCGTCGCCAAAGGAGATCAACCTGAGCAAGCTCATTGGTTAGCGAACCGAATCGCAAACCTCCGAGTTTTTGCAGATGAACAGGGGCGATTCAATCGTAACGTCACAGAAGCTGGCGGCTCTGTCTTGGTTGTCAGTCAATTTACATTGCTCGGAAATTGCTCCAAGGGTCACCGACCGAGTTTTCTTGAAGCCGCTGATCCTGATACAGGAAGAACGCTTTACGAGTTGTTCTGTCAAGAGTTGACAGAGACGCACCACCTCGATGTCAAGCGCGGAATATTCCAGGCAGCGATGTCGGTATCGCTGGTCAACAACGGGCCAGCGACCTTCATCCTCAGTCGCTGATCAACCGAATACTGACTCCAACCGTTAAGAAGTCTCATCTTCGCTACACTGCCTCTTGGAGATAGTAAAAATAAAATGACCCGCCAAAATGAAGAAATTTTTAAACAATACCTTGAGAGCAATGCGCTCATCGGTGTTGACTTCGTCCCAACACAAGTACTTCAAATGAACACCTCTAAAAAAACTCAGAAGAAAACTGCTTCTACCACGAAGAAAAAAGTGCCTCAGGCAAAATTAAAAACCAGCGCATCAACGGCATCTTCGCGGGCCAAA contains the following coding sequences:
- the amrB gene encoding AmmeMemoRadiSam system protein B; protein product: MNIDPSSLPDHLQQPHVRPIHPIPLKKDGKQLIALRDPAMLSRQNMLVPPQVIPLLRQFDGNHHITEIAKNLSISQDQLIGLIQGLEKIGLLWGPTFEAIEAETRTQIAQRGAFATPACASLGESDESFRNFLGDYFDQTEDPELDSACLGIVAPHLDFQRGWPNYATAYHPLRDVESPDRVVILGTNHFGLGDGMTLTEFGFETPMGICPCDTEVVSRLTDELGDTLLIDQLDHLAEHSIQLQIPWIQYCFGNVPIVAALVPDPMVPMIEDDGQRVELNPFTEALSTILNDVQGSTFYVASSDLSHVGPQFGEPLAVDDQRKFDVERHDRDMLGKFIDGDAEAFLGAMQWSKNPTRWCSVGNMTALLQIRPSSTLEMLDYRQACDEQGQAMVTSAAIALTA
- the dtd gene encoding D-aminoacyl-tRNA deacylase encodes the protein MITVIQRVDEASVTVAAETYQAEIGTGLLILLGVAKGDQPEQAHWLANRIANLRVFADEQGRFNRNVTEAGGSVLVVSQFTLLGNCSKGHRPSFLEAADPDTGRTLYELFCQELTETHHLDVKRGIFQAAMSVSLVNNGPATFILSR